A region from the Pseudomonas cucumis genome encodes:
- the cysM gene encoding cysteine synthase CysM produces MTLQYPTIADCVGNTPLVRLQRLPGATSNTLLLKLEGNNPAGSVKDRPALSMITRAELRGQIHAGDTLIEATSGNTGIALAMAAAIKGYKMILIMPDNSSAERKAAMTAYGAELILVSQEEGMEGARDLAQRMEAEGRGKVLDQFANLDNPEAHYTTTGPEIWRQTQGTITHFVSSMGTTGTIMGVSRYLKEQNDNVQIIGLQPMEGSAIPGIRRWPQEYLPKIYQVDRVDRIVDMAQSEAEDVTRRLAREEGIFCGVSSGGAVAAMLRLSKEVENAVIVAIICDRGDRYLSTGIFDAPN; encoded by the coding sequence ATGACCTTGCAGTACCCAACCATCGCCGATTGCGTCGGCAACACTCCGCTGGTCCGTTTGCAGCGCCTGCCTGGCGCCACCAGCAACACCCTTTTGCTCAAGCTCGAAGGGAATAACCCGGCGGGTTCGGTCAAGGACCGTCCGGCGCTGTCGATGATCACCCGCGCCGAATTGCGCGGGCAGATCCATGCCGGCGATACGCTGATCGAAGCGACCTCGGGCAACACCGGGATCGCCTTGGCCATGGCCGCCGCGATCAAGGGTTACAAGATGATCCTGATCATGCCGGACAACTCCAGTGCCGAGCGCAAGGCCGCCATGACGGCCTATGGCGCCGAGCTGATTCTGGTCAGCCAGGAAGAAGGCATGGAAGGTGCCCGCGACCTCGCCCAGCGAATGGAAGCGGAAGGCCGGGGCAAGGTATTGGACCAGTTTGCCAACCTTGACAACCCTGAGGCGCACTACACCACCACTGGTCCGGAAATCTGGCGTCAGACCCAGGGCACCATCACTCACTTTGTCAGCTCGATGGGCACCACCGGCACCATCATGGGCGTTTCGCGCTACTTGAAAGAGCAGAACGACAACGTGCAGATCATCGGCCTGCAACCGATGGAAGGCTCGGCAATTCCGGGCATCCGTCGCTGGCCCCAGGAATACCTGCCGAAGATCTACCAGGTCGATCGCGTGGACCGGATCGTCGACATGGCACAAAGCGAAGCCGAAGACGTGACCCGTCGTCTGGCGCGCGAAGAAGGCATCTTCTGCGGCGTGTCTTCGGGCGGTGCCGTGGCGGCGATGCTGCGTCTGTCCAAAGAAGTTGAAAACGCGGTGATCGTCGCGATCATTTGCGACCGTGGCGACCGTTACTTGTCGACCGGCATTTTCGACGCGCCCAACTGA
- the rlmD gene encoding 23S rRNA (uracil(1939)-C(5))-methyltransferase RlmD produces MAKHERSLRFQPTGGSKAPQVPTGKKQRLTIERLANDGRGIAFFEGRTWFVIGALAGEEVEARVLGAHGKVVEARTERVFQASELRRPAPCAHAARCGGCSVQHLPHNEQLALKQRMLAEQLSRVAGVEPEEWAAPLSGPEFGYRRRARVAVRWDMKAKKLDVGFRAAGSQDIVAINECLVLVQPLQPVMTRLPEMLRRLSKPQALGHVELFSGSSLAVLLRHMAPLSEADMTILKEFCAFHEAQLWLHGDGEPQPVETDQSLGYRLEQWDLNLAYRPGDFIQVNAGVNEAMVAQALAWLAPKSDERVLDLFCGLGNFALPLAKAVREVVAVEGVQAMVERAAANAVSNNLHNAKFFQADLSQPLADAEWADEGFCAVLLDPPRDGAFEVVRKLASLGAKRLVYVSCNPATLARDTVELIKQGYRLKRAGILDMFPQTAHVEAMALFEAS; encoded by the coding sequence ATGGCCAAGCACGAGAGAAGCCTGCGCTTCCAGCCCACGGGCGGCAGCAAGGCCCCGCAAGTCCCGACCGGCAAAAAGCAGCGCTTGACCATCGAGCGCCTGGCTAATGACGGTCGCGGTATCGCGTTTTTCGAAGGTCGCACCTGGTTTGTCATCGGCGCATTGGCCGGTGAAGAAGTCGAGGCGCGGGTTTTGGGTGCCCACGGCAAAGTGGTCGAGGCGCGCACCGAACGCGTGTTCCAGGCCAGTGAATTGCGCCGCCCGGCACCGTGCGCTCATGCCGCTCGCTGCGGCGGTTGCAGCGTGCAGCATCTGCCCCACAACGAACAACTCGCCCTGAAACAGCGCATGCTCGCCGAGCAATTGTCGCGGGTTGCCGGTGTCGAACCTGAAGAGTGGGCAGCGCCGTTGAGCGGTCCGGAATTCGGCTACCGCCGTCGCGCCCGAGTGGCGGTGCGTTGGGATATGAAAGCGAAAAAACTCGACGTCGGCTTCCGCGCTGCCGGCAGTCAGGACATTGTCGCCATCAACGAATGCCTGGTGCTGGTACAGCCCTTGCAACCGGTCATGACCCGCTTGCCGGAGATGCTGCGGCGCTTGAGCAAACCTCAGGCGCTGGGGCATGTGGAGTTGTTCAGTGGTTCGTCATTGGCGGTATTGCTGCGGCACATGGCGCCGTTGTCCGAAGCCGACATGACCATCCTCAAGGAATTCTGCGCGTTCCATGAAGCCCAGTTGTGGCTGCATGGCGATGGTGAGCCGCAACCGGTCGAGACCGATCAGTCGCTGGGCTATCGCCTTGAACAGTGGGACTTGAACCTGGCGTATCGGCCGGGAGATTTCATTCAGGTCAACGCCGGGGTCAACGAAGCGATGGTCGCCCAGGCGTTGGCGTGGTTGGCGCCGAAATCTGATGAGCGGGTTCTGGATCTGTTTTGTGGGTTGGGCAACTTTGCCTTGCCGCTGGCCAAAGCGGTTCGTGAAGTGGTGGCGGTGGAGGGCGTGCAGGCGATGGTCGAGCGTGCCGCCGCGAATGCTGTCAGCAATAATCTGCATAACGCGAAGTTTTTTCAGGCCGATTTATCCCAGCCTTTGGCCGATGCCGAATGGGCCGATGAAGGCTTTTGTGCGGTACTCTTGGACCCACCTCGCGACGGTGCTTTTGAGGTGGTGCGCAAGCTGGCGTCCCTGGGCGCCAAACGATTGGTGTATGTGTCGTGCAACCCTGCAACGCTGGCGCGCGACACGGTCGAATTGATCAAGCAGGGCTACCGGTTAAAACGTGCCGGGATTCTCGATATGTTTCCTCAGACGGCACATGTCGAGGCCATGGCGTTATTTGAAGCGAGCTAG